In the Primulina eburnea isolate SZY01 chromosome 15, ASM2296580v1, whole genome shotgun sequence genome, atttgttcGATTTTTGTGGGATTGTAAATTTGTGGTTTACTCTCCAGCAGTCCAGTGGCCTCCCTTTTAATCAACCccttcatttttgtttttttggataaataataaaaaattcatTATGCTCTTTCCGTCTCTTTCTTTCTCTATCTTACGTCGTCTTTTTTGGCAGTTATCAGTCTTCTTCATCTTGCTCACGAGGTACTCTTTCCCCTTTCTTTCTTTCTATATCTATgttgttttgggatttttatGCTCAAGTTGACTGTTTAAAATTGAGGTTGGTCTCGTTTTTATTCTATTTTCTAGTATTATGCTTAATTGGGTTTTCAAAAGTAATGGTTTCTGTTGAAAACATCAAATTCGGATATTTTGTAGGTAAAACTTGCGATTTTTATATGATGTGCAGCACCTAAATTGTGACATCTTCTTgggtttttgtgtttttttaaaCATGCTTTATTCCAATTGAAGTTCACGGATAGTGGTCGTTTCTGTGATTTGGAAAAATATGTTCTTGTTGATTTTATAAGCCTGGGCGTGGTTTGACCAAAACCGGTTTGTATTTTCTGTGAAGGGGTTGATCTATATGTATCCTCTCTGTATTTCACCAATACCGCGTTGAGTTTTCACATGAATGACGCTCTCACTTCGATTCCGCAGCTgagctttttttttaaaattattttatatttttaagtttagaACATAAAAACTCTTTATAAATGCCTCCTTTTGTAGTTGTTCCTTATTTATTGGTCTTTTGTTTCTCCCTCTGagtattttatttcattaatcGAGTTGTTTATGGTCCAACATACCTTCATTTGTCATTCTGATACAAATTTTGCTATTTGTGCCCTGCTTTGGTATTGAAGGTCACAATCTTGCTTTCAACTTATAATGTGTTTTTGTGCTTTTGAGTTTGTTTCTATAATTGCTATCTTCCAAACGGTAAAATTAGTGAGGTTATCTGTTTTCTTTTCCTAAAATTGTCTAGGCTCTTATCTTTACTATTTTGTAATGTACAAACCCATGTTTATTTATTGTTCATTTTTGGTTACTGTGCTCTTGGTTGGATAGCAGTAATTGATCATGGTTGTTGCTCGTGGTACCACTTTATGCAGGTAGCACTTCCCCCGATCAACATTTTGTTTTATGACTGTATCAATTAGACATTTTTGAGAATCCTAATCCTGAAACACTGAGCATTCAGTTTGTTATGGATTTGCCAGCTCAGAGCGATTATGATGATTTGGTTCCCTTGTAATGTTTCTGCAGGAAGTGATTTCAATGGAGAAACATTTGAAAAATTCTGTTTCTGGTTAGTTTACAGAGCCCTTTTGTCCTCATCAAAGTGTTATCATTCATTTGTCACGCAACCGGTGTTAACGTAATATATCAAGGAATTCGTTCTCATGTACCCTGATGTCTTGATTATTGCATATTGGTGTATGTAGGTCCTAAACTTCCATTCTCACCAACTTCTTCGAAGGAGAATAATCCATGGAGACTTCCTAGTGGGACTGATGTATATCATGCATCTAGTGATGTTAGCTTGTTTTCTACCTCATTACCTGTCATACGACATGAGACATGTGAGCATTAGCAATTTAACGATTGATTATAATGTTTAGATTTTCTTTTGCTTTAGACAATCTCTTAGAATGCTTCCTTTATCAGTTAAATTTAGTGACTCCGAACAAAGTGGTCTACCGAATGATGATGGCTTTCCTAGCCTTAGTAAAGTTCGTATGGAAGATGAAGATAAGGATCCACTCGAAGATGTTGAACCAAGTGAAATAGGAAGCGGTCTTCCAGGTGATGAAGTTGAACTTTTTACTGGTCTCATGGATGATTTTGATCTTAGTGGGTTGCCGACGCAACTCGAGGATTTGGATGATGATTTCTTTGAAAGTGGAGGGGGTCTGGAAATAGAATCTGAAATCCATGATAGTTTAGTCAATGGTGTAACAAGGTTATCTACATCTGATGTCACCAGCGGAACTAGTGCTGCTCATTATGGTTTGGCGAATGGTGTAGGAGCTGTAAGTGGTGAGCATCCATATGGAGAGCACCCTTCAAGAACTTTATTTGTTCGGAATATTAACAGTAATGTGGAGGACTCTGAACTTAAGTCTCTTTTTGAGGTATtgctaaataaattttattcctGTTTCTTTGGTTCACTATTCACATAGTTTAGTCGTCTCTCACCTTTTGATTGTTTTGCTTGCTAAAAGAGAACGAAAATTCGTTGAATTGTATGAATGAGCatggtgcaataattgttcgCACTGACTATAGCTGCAAATGAGCCAATTAACTAATAAATTTCTGCTCAAGCTCGACTCATAAACTTGATTAGCTTGATCTTGGCTCAAAAAATTGCCTGTTAGCTTACTTGATTCTAATTTGCAACAAAAAAACACGATTCGTAGATTTCTTAAATTGTGAGAAAATTCTCTATTTTGCCTCTCAAAGGATTGCACATTTGATAGAAGTTTAACTAGCTTGATCTTGGCTCAAAAAATTGCCTGTTAAGTCACAGTGTTCTAATTTGCAACAAAAAACACGATTCATTGTATAGATTTCGTAAATTATGAGAAAATTCTCTATTTTACCTCTCGAAGGATTGTGCATTTGATAAAAGTTATCAATATTATTTGGAATTACTTATTTTCTGGACGAGTAAAAATACTAAATTTTCACGCCACCTTTCTTTCtttctcctcctcctcctcccaATAGCATTTTGGAGATATCAGAACTCTCTATACTGCATGCAAGCACAGGGGATTTGTGATGATATCTTACTATGACATCCGAGCTGCTCGAACTGCAATGCGTTCATTACAGAACAAGCCCTTGAGACGAAGAAAACTCGATATTCATTTTTCAATTCCAAAGGTGCAAACCAAGATATAATTGATTTCATAATTAATTGTCTTCCAATTGAATATTCTTTCTTATCTATTGTTTCTTGGTTCACGCAGGATAACCCATCAGAAAAGGATGTGAACCAGGGAACTCTGGTTGTATTCAATTTGGATGCATCTGTGTCCAATGATGATCTTCGCCAAATATTTGGAGCTTATGGGGAAATTAAGGAGGTAGTGTGTTTCACTGCTATGCCAAGTTGTCATCTGTTCTTCACCAGGAGTTTCTTTGCATTGATAGCTGAATTGCTGTTTTTATCGTGATGCTCTGGCCTCAGATAAGGGAAACACCACACAAACGACACCATAAGTTTATCGAGTTTTATGATGTTAGAGACGCGGATGCAGCTCTTAAGGCTTTAAATAGAATTGACATTGCTGGGAAGCGCATAAAGCTTGAACCTAGCCGACCTGGTGGAGCTCGTCGAAGGTACATTTCATTATCAATCCTTAGATGCTGATTTTCTCCTTTTATTGTGCACCCCTAATCAATGCCATTTGGCtgtgatattttatttattttctagtgaattttaaATTCCTGGTAATCTGTCTATTATGTTGACAAGGCGATATTTAAAGTAAGAATGGCAGAATCTTAATAAAACCTGGATTGCTGCATAGTAATTGGGAATTTTGACTTCTTGCATGCATGGTCTTCTTTAGTTGCTGTTCCTAACTTAGACCCTGTAGTATTGTGTATATTTACAAATAATGTGGTGCATATAGAAAGCTGGGTTTCCGATACTTTACGAACTCATTCCTTTTTCCAGCGAAACAACAAGTATGTGTGCATTTATAGATAATGCGGTTCAGTATAGAAAGTTGGGTTTCTGATAGCAAACTCATTTCTTTCCCCATTGAAACATCAACCTTTGAAATCCCATGTTTTTCTTAATAATTATATGGTATTATTAGTCATTCTGTGGAGCTTCAGTTTTCTCATTAGGATTACATCTTTATCAGCACCATCGAATAGGCCCAACGATGGTCCTGGAACCACCAGTCCTGGTTACAATGGAAGGTATAGTAGTTCCCTAATCATTTGGAGACGATTTAGTTCCATTTTAACGAAATTTATGCCCTCAACTTTTTTCGATTAAGAAAAAAATAGTGTTGCGGATTTTGAGGTTACCATACTATCAAGTTTATTAGATTAAATATTGAATACTTGTATTACAAAATGTtctggatatttttaaattttaaaagtaaaaGTACGTTTTGAATTTGATTTCTATTAGTCAAATAGTTTAAATTCTTTTGAATTAGGATTTTGgctaaaagaaaaaaatccaAACAGGTATTGAACTCAATCTGCAAGTCAAGTAAATTAGAGTACTTAAGTTAAGTTGGCTACAATTTTGGCCTCACTTCTGGTTTTTTTTATTCCTGGAAACGGGAATAGATCAACCTTAGGTTCGTTTTTTGGTTTGTGATTGCAAACCAAAACTGAAAAAGGGTTCAGATTGTAGGTTCTGCTTTTAGTTTCGGTCCACAGTTTTAATTGAACTATGGTCAGATCTACCATCGAAAATCATTGGTGTAGGAACAAATTTCAAGTATAGTTATAACGACAATGATTGTTCTTTCTCAATGCAGCTTAATTCAGCAGCTGAGTCTAGAGCCAGATCAAGATGAAGCCCTAGGTTTCCTGCATCACGTTGGTTCGCCCGTAGCCAATTCTCCTCCAGGCATGTTGATGGTCAATTTATGTATCTAAAACCATCTCTTGTTTCTTGTTTCTGGGACCATTCCTGTATAATTTGGAACTTTAACTGGTGGCATTTTATTTGCAGGTAGCTGGCAAAATTTTGGCAGCCAAGTTGAGCACAATTCATTCCATGCATATGGTCCGACTATGTCTAATTTGGGAAGTCTCAGCCCTGGAGGAAGCAATCACTTGCCTGGGTTGGCCTCTATTCTTCCCTCCCACGACTCGAACTCTGCGAAGATTGCCCCTATAGGTAAAGATCCCAGAAAGGCTAACCAAGTAATTACCAAATCTAATACAGCACAAGGAGCTGCATGTCAGCATTCTTACTCTGTTTATGATCCCAAGTTAAGTTCGAGTTGTGATCTTGATGGAACTCTTTCTGGGCCTCAGTTTCTCTGGGGAAGTCCTACTATCACCTCAGAGAACTTAAATTCTTCACCCTGGTCATCATCATCATTGAAAGGACGTCCATTCCCATCGAGCAAACAA is a window encoding:
- the LOC140813598 gene encoding protein MEI2-like 2 isoform X4; this translates as MFLQEVISMEKHLKNSVSGPKLPFSPTSSKENNPWRLPSGTDVYHASSDVSLFSTSLPVIRHETFKFSDSEQSGLPNDDGFPSLSKVRMEDEDKDPLEDVEPSEIGSGLPGDEVELFTGLMDDFDLSGLPTQLEDLDDDFFESGGGLEIESEIHDSLVNGVTRLSTSDVTSGTSAAHYGLANGVGAVSGEHPYGEHPSRTLFVRNINSNVEDSELKSLFEHFGDIRTLYTACKHRGFVMISYYDIRAARTAMRSLQNKPLRRRKLDIHFSIPKDNPSEKDVNQGTLVVFNLDASVSNDDLRQIFGAYGEIKEIRETPHKRHHKFIEFYDVRDADAALKALNRIDIAGKRIKLEPSRPGGARRSLIQQLSLEPDQDEALGFLHHVGSPVANSPPGIWQNFGSQVEHNSFHAYGPTMSNLGSLSPGGSNHLPGLASILPSHDSNSAKIAPIGKDPRKANQVITKSNTAQGAACQHSYSVYDPKLSSSCDLDGTLSGPQFLWGSPTITSENLNSSPWSSSSLKGRPFPSSKQVIGFPYTSPHGSFVGSGHHVGSAPSGIQLDKHFGFFPESPEPPYINQAAAFGVKNYGLNHGIHSVHLGSPGAVSRGISFAGNFTESGSASSRMIPPSGNGPLYFENGSFGGMGTIINDGLFDRARNRRAESGGQMENKRQYQLDLEKIMNGEDSRTTLMIKNIPNKYTSKMLLAAIDETHKGTYDFLYLPIDFKNKCNVGYAFINMVSPSHIVTFYKVFNGKKWEKFNSEKVASLAYARIQGKAGLVSHFQNSSLMNEDKRCRPIIFQLEGQGTGYLESFSSGNLNVFIRQPDGSYAGDSLDSPKDDPVENL
- the LOC140813598 gene encoding protein MEI2-like 5 isoform X2, with the protein product MQEVISMEKHLKNSVSGPKLPFSPTSSKENNPWRLPSGTDVYHASSDVSLFSTSLPVIRHETFKFSDSEQSGLPNDDGFPSLSKVRMEDEDKDPLEDVEPSEIGSGLPGDEVELFTGLMDDFDLSGLPTQLEDLDDDFFESGGGLEIESEIHDSLVNGVTRLSTSDVTSGTSAAHYGLANGVGAVSGEHPYGEHPSRTLFVRNINSNVEDSELKSLFEHFGDIRTLYTACKHRGFVMISYYDIRAARTAMRSLQNKPLRRRKLDIHFSIPKDNPSEKDVNQGTLVVFNLDASVSNDDLRQIFGAYGEIKEIRETPHKRHHKFIEFYDVRDADAALKALNRIDIAGKRIKLEPSRPGGARRSFLIRITSLSAPSNRPNDGPGTTSPGYNGSLIQQLSLEPDQDEALGFLHHVGSPVANSPPGIWQNFGSQVEHNSFHAYGPTMSNLGSLSPGGSNHLPGLASILPSHDSNSAKIAPIGKDPRKANQVITKSNTAQGAACQHSYSVYDPKLSSSCDLDGTLSGPQFLWGSPTITSENLNSSPWSSSSLKGRPFPSSKQVIGFPYTSPHGSFVGSGHHVGSAPSGIQLDKHFGFFPESPEPPYINQAAAFGVKNYGLNHGIHSVHLGSPGAVSRGISFAGNFTESGSASSRMIPPSGNGPLYFENGSFGGMGTIINDGLFDRARNRRAESGGQMENKRQYQLDLEKIMNGEDSRTTLMIKNIPNKYTSKMLLAAIDETHKGTYDFLYLPIDFKNKCNVGYAFINMVSPSHIVTFYKVFNGKKWEKFNSEKVASLAYARIQGKAGLVSHFQNSSLMNEDKRCRPIIFQLEGQGTGYLESFSSGNLNVFIRQPDGSYAGDSLDSPKDDPVENL
- the LOC140813598 gene encoding protein MEI2-like 5 isoform X3, whose protein sequence is MEKHLKNSVSGPKLPFSPTSSKENNPWRLPSGTDVYHASSDVSLFSTSLPVIRHETFKFSDSEQSGLPNDDGFPSLSKVRMEDEDKDPLEDVEPSEIGSGLPGDEVELFTGLMDDFDLSGLPTQLEDLDDDFFESGGGLEIESEIHDSLVNGVTRLSTSDVTSGTSAAHYGLANGVGAVSGEHPYGEHPSRTLFVRNINSNVEDSELKSLFEHFGDIRTLYTACKHRGFVMISYYDIRAARTAMRSLQNKPLRRRKLDIHFSIPKDNPSEKDVNQGTLVVFNLDASVSNDDLRQIFGAYGEIKEIRETPHKRHHKFIEFYDVRDADAALKALNRIDIAGKRIKLEPSRPGGARRSFLIRITSLSAPSNRPNDGPGTTSPGYNGSLIQQLSLEPDQDEALGFLHHVGSPVANSPPGIWQNFGSQVEHNSFHAYGPTMSNLGSLSPGGSNHLPGLASILPSHDSNSAKIAPIGKDPRKANQVITKSNTAQGAACQHSYSVYDPKLSSSCDLDGTLSGPQFLWGSPTITSENLNSSPWSSSSLKGRPFPSSKQVIGFPYTSPHGSFVGSGHHVGSAPSGIQLDKHFGFFPESPEPPYINQAAAFGVKNYGLNHGIHSVHLGSPGAVSRGISFAGNFTESGSASSRMIPPSGNGPLYFENGSFGGMGTIINDGLFDRARNRRAESGGQMENKRQYQLDLEKIMNGEDSRTTLMIKNIPNKYTSKMLLAAIDETHKGTYDFLYLPIDFKNKCNVGYAFINMVSPSHIVTFYKVFNGKKWEKFNSEKVASLAYARIQGKAGLVSHFQNSSLMNEDKRCRPIIFQLEGQGTGYLESFSSGNLNVFIRQPDGSYAGDSLDSPKDDPVENL
- the LOC140813598 gene encoding protein MEI2-like 5 isoform X1; amino-acid sequence: MFLQEVISMEKHLKNSVSGPKLPFSPTSSKENNPWRLPSGTDVYHASSDVSLFSTSLPVIRHETFKFSDSEQSGLPNDDGFPSLSKVRMEDEDKDPLEDVEPSEIGSGLPGDEVELFTGLMDDFDLSGLPTQLEDLDDDFFESGGGLEIESEIHDSLVNGVTRLSTSDVTSGTSAAHYGLANGVGAVSGEHPYGEHPSRTLFVRNINSNVEDSELKSLFEHFGDIRTLYTACKHRGFVMISYYDIRAARTAMRSLQNKPLRRRKLDIHFSIPKDNPSEKDVNQGTLVVFNLDASVSNDDLRQIFGAYGEIKEIRETPHKRHHKFIEFYDVRDADAALKALNRIDIAGKRIKLEPSRPGGARRSFLIRITSLSAPSNRPNDGPGTTSPGYNGSLIQQLSLEPDQDEALGFLHHVGSPVANSPPGIWQNFGSQVEHNSFHAYGPTMSNLGSLSPGGSNHLPGLASILPSHDSNSAKIAPIGKDPRKANQVITKSNTAQGAACQHSYSVYDPKLSSSCDLDGTLSGPQFLWGSPTITSENLNSSPWSSSSLKGRPFPSSKQVIGFPYTSPHGSFVGSGHHVGSAPSGIQLDKHFGFFPESPEPPYINQAAAFGVKNYGLNHGIHSVHLGSPGAVSRGISFAGNFTESGSASSRMIPPSGNGPLYFENGSFGGMGTIINDGLFDRARNRRAESGGQMENKRQYQLDLEKIMNGEDSRTTLMIKNIPNKYTSKMLLAAIDETHKGTYDFLYLPIDFKNKCNVGYAFINMVSPSHIVTFYKVFNGKKWEKFNSEKVASLAYARIQGKAGLVSHFQNSSLMNEDKRCRPIIFQLEGQGTGYLESFSSGNLNVFIRQPDGSYAGDSLDSPKDDPVENL